The Streptomyces sp. NBC_00536 DNA segment AGCTTCGCCGGTCTCCTCGTCGACCTCGCCCTGCGCGATGGTGAACCGGTTGATCGGACCGTGCGCCCGGGCGTACAGGTCGTAGAGGCGGTTCACCTCGGCGCGCAGCGGCTCCAGCTGCTCGTCGGGGCGGTCGTGGTCGGTCTCCGCCTCGATCAGCGCCACGGTGGCGTCGCGCAGCCGGATCAGTTTGGGTAGTTCCTTGCCCGCGCGCGCCACGGCGACGAGCTCGCCGTCGATAACCTCGTGCGGTTTGCCCTCCACCAGGTGGAAGGAGCCCTCCTTGCGTCCGTCGTCACGGACCGGGAAGGGCAGGTTGTCCGCCGTCCAGGGCTGGGCTCCCGCGATGACCTTCCACTGGCGGCCGGCGGCGCGGGCCTTGGTGGTGATGTCGGCGAAGGCCTCGCCGAGCACCGCGGTGAGGTCCTGCTCCTCGGGGGCCTGAACCGCCAGGGTGTGCCCGTACTGGGCAGCCCGACCCTGCTCCCACGTGCCGAGCACGTGGGAGGGGTTCGCGAGGAAGTAGTCGTTGCACTGCTGGTCATCGACGCCGGGGACGGCACTGGTGCCCATCCAGCTCTCGTCGGTCGGCCCCTCGGTATCGCGCCGGCGGACGACCAGGATGTCGGCCAGGACGCCGGTGCCGCCCTCGGCGAGCGCGCCGTTGGGCAGCCGGATCGCGCCCAGAAGGTCCGCGTGCTTCGCGATGGCCCGCCGGGCCGTGTCGTCGGAGGCGTCCATCGTGTAGCGGGAGGTCAGCAGGATCGCGACGCCGCCGGGCCGCAGCGCCTGCACCGAGCGCCAGATGAAGTAGTTGTGGATGCTGCTGGTGACCGCCTTCGGCGCGGTCTTGTCGAACACCTGGAAGTTGCCGTACGGGACGTTGCCCAGCACCGCGTCGACGCTGTTGGACTGGAGCGAGGCGTCCTGGAGCCGGGCGTTGATGATCTCGGCGCCCGGGTGGAGCAGGGCGGCGATCCCCGCGGTCGTCGGATCCCGCTCGACGCCGAACCAGTCGACGTTGAGACCGTCGGGGGTGTGCTTGATGAAGGTGCCCGCGCCACAGCCGGGCTCTAGGACGCGGCCGCCGTTGAAGCCCAGGCCCTGAAGGGCAGACCAGCACGCCTCGGTGATCCGGTCGGGGGTGTAGTAGGCGGTGGGCGTGCCCTGTTCGGCATGCCGGTACTCCCGCGGGGACAGCAGCCGTTGCAGCTGCTCGCCGATCTCCGCCCATGTCCCTTCCCGGTTCGGGGCGAGAGCCGGGGCCAGCGGGCCCCAGCCGGGCCATTGCCGCAGCGCACCGAGTTCGCCCTCGGTGGGATCGTCCTGGTCCTCGCGCAGCCGCAGCAGGATCTCGATGGCCGCGACGCTCGCGCGGGCGCGGCCGATCGGCCCCAGACGCGATGACGACTCGGGCGGCTCGGGGGCAGGGGCAACCGGCGTGATGGACATGGGTTTCTCCAAGCAGCGGGGCCCGGCGCAGCCTCAGCGCCGACGGCCCGCGGGCGGTCGGGAGGGCAGCGAGCGCGTCAGGCCGACGCGGCGTAGGCCGACAGGCGCGCTTCGAACGCGTCGTCGTCGCTCTCGGGCAGCCGCTGCGGCCCGTCCTCCCGGCTGGGCGTCAGCCCGGGGTGGGCCAGGACCATGTCGGCCCAGCGCGCCACCCGACCGGGGGACGGCACCAGGTCCTCCCCCATGAACCAGTCGGTGGCGCCCGCCTCGGCCGGCAGCCGCAGCACCCAGCCGAAGGCCTCGTCCCACGCCAGCTCGATGTCCTCGTCCTCGTCGGCGTACGGTCCGCTTTCCGGCACCGCCAGCGTGACGACGGCGGTACGAACCGCCGGCGGGCGCCCCGTCACCGCGTGCCCGAGCACGCTCAGGCCGATCTCCTCGATCTCCGCAACAGCAGCCTGCACATACGGCTGGTGATCGGTGCGAATCGTCATGCGCTACTCCCCCGTTGCAGTCAGGAGCCGGACACAGCCGCCCGCCCCTGCGCCACCGGCACCCAGGCCCGGGCAACACCCGAGACCACCAGGGCCCGACAGCAGACGTACATGATCCATACTCGACGACCATATCGACTCAGAAGCAACCGATTTTGGTTCCCGCCCCCGCAGCACCCTCCCCCACACGCCCCACACCCACGATGCAGCCTGTTATCTGGCTACATTTCCTTCATGGCTGTAGCAAAGATGAAGTTCCACGTAGCGCTGTCCGAGGACGCGATGGCGCGCCTCCTCTCGCGTGCCAGGCAGGAGCAGCTACGCGAGCGGACGTGGATCATCGAGCAGCGGGTCGAGCGCCTTCCGCCCGGCCTGTCCCGGCGCGAGGCCGCCGACATCCGCCGCTCGATCCGCGCCGAGGTCATCGCGAAACGGCGCAGCGGTGAGTTCGGCGGCAGCCGCGACGACCTCATGGCCAGGGCCGTACGCGAGGAGCTCACGGCCCGCGGGCTGGACCGCGAATGGCCGGAGCCGCCGGAGGGTGAAGTCGACGCCCCCGGTCGACGGTGGGGCACCCCACCGAGCCAGCCTCTCGGCGCCGGCGGCTACGGGGCCAGGCTGTCGGTGAACCTTCCCCCGGCCCTCGGCGAGACCGTACGCAGAGCCGCCTACTGGACCAGCAAGCCCGCGGTGGAAGCCCTCCAGGAATGGGCCGACCGATGGGGCGATGGCCCGGAGGTCGCCCTGCGTCAATCCGAACGCGATGGCGTCCCCGCCGAGCTCGCCCTCCTCGCAGCCGCCGGACGACCTTCAGCACCTCAGTCCGTGCTGGAAATCAGGGAGCGGCTTCGTCAACAGGTCATCACCACAGGAGACTTGATTCGAGCCGCCGTCGACCGGCTGATCTGGGATCACCAGCCAAAACCCCCTGCCCCATCCGACCGCTAGAAACAATTGTTTCCAGGCCGTTCGACTCAGACCGAACGAGATCGCGAGCCTCGGTCGGGAGCGGTGCACGCTCACACCGCCGCCGTCTGGCAAGCTGTCCGCGATCCGAGTAGCCGCATCCGGCGGTGAAATCACGGAAGGCGCCAAAGAATGACCACAACCCTCCAATCGGCCGTCGACACGGCCGCCCGTGCTGGCACGAAAACGGCGAAGGTCGTCGTCGTCATTCAGCAGAAGGGCGGGGCCGGAAAATCCACCATCGCCGTAAACGTGGCCGCATGCGCGGGCCGCTCAGCGGTGATGTCCAACGCCGACGAGGCAACAGGTTCGCCCATCGTGGCGGCCGGCATCGACGTCCAGGGAACCCTGGAGAAGTGGTGCGCGGGCGTGCGCGAAGAAGCACTCCCCTTCGACTACGTCGTCACCAAGAGCAAGCTCGGCATCCTGCCGGGGATCATCGCCGACCCCGACCGCCGCCGCATCATCATCGACACGCCAGGCTTCCTGGACATCGACCCGGACGCAGAGTGGGGCGCGGACCCGCTCGGCGAGAGTCGGACAGCTGACGCCCTGCGCGAGGTGCTGGACGTGGCCGACCTGGCCATCGTCCCGATTACCCCATCGAAGATCACGTGGGATGAGTGCGAGTTCACCATCGAGCGCATCCTCAAGCCGCGCGGCATCCCCTTCCTGGTCGTCATCAACATGCATGACCCCGGCAAGGACAAGGGCGAGAAGCAGTTGAACAAGGTCAAGGCCTGGATCGATGAGCGGAACTACCCGCGGGTCGCCGACCCGATTCGGCGGTACACCCTCCACGAGCACGCCTACGAGAACGGCACATTGGTTACCGAGTACAGGATGAGCGGCACCGCCCTAAACGGCCGCGAGGACTTCATGCGCGTAGCCCTGACGATGGAGCAGATGCTCTGATGGGCAAGCCGATCAACATCGACGGGGCACCGGCAGCACCTGGGCGACCCGATAACGCGGTTCAGCTGGCGCGCGCACTCGGAGCCTCTGACAAGCTGCCGACTAAGCAGCTCACCGACACACCGACGCTCATCGCCCCGGAGCAAGACATGCTCCTCAAGTGCGAGAGCGCGATCGAGAACCTCAACCTGGCATTCTTCGCCGCCGGCAAGGCCCTCCAGGTAGTGCGCGACGCCAAGTTGTACCGCGGACAGTTCGGCACCTTCGAGGAGTACACGCAAGGGCGGTGGGACATCACACCGCAGTACGCGGGCAAGCTGATCCGCACCTGGCGGGTGGGAGAAGCGCTCCACACGGCAAAACCTGGCGGGGGATTGGAAACAATTGTTTCCAGAAAGCTGAGGTACGGACAGGCCTGGGAGCTGGTCCCCGTGGTCGAGGAACACGGTGTACAGGCGGCGGTCTACCTATACCTGGCACTGATCAAGATCAAGGGCGCCACAGTGACGGCGGCGCACGTGCAGGGTGTCGTCGAAGCCCTTCCCCGGGAAGCAGCAGGACACAAGGCTAAAACCGAGGACGCCGTACTGGCGTACCTCGGGTCACTGGAGGAGAACGGGAATCCCCCCGCGGTCGCCGCTGATGCGGCCAAGGCCGCGAAGGCACTTGCCCGAGCCGCCAAGACCTTCGACGCCACCACCATCCAGGCGGCGTTGGAGCATGATCCCGAACGCACTCGGCCAGCCCTGCGGTCTCTGATCGAGTCGCTGGCTGCGGCAGGGGGCGTAGCGGTCTCCTTCACCGAGAGCCCGACTGCGGTTGAGGCGGTTGCCGAGGAGGCGGAGACGCCAACCCCGTAGGCCCGAAACAGAAAAGGCGGGCCCCCATGGATGGGGGCCCGCCTTTTTGTTGCCGTAGAGAGCTTGTCACCACAGCGTCGTGAGCAGGGCGAGACCGAGCAGGACCAGCGACGTGCGGGTGACGTCAATGGCGACCTGTAGGCCTCGGTACTTGCGCTTCGCGATCGAGGAGAGTTGCACGATGTGCTCGACCCGGTGGGTCGGCTTCTGGAGGTCTTGGATGACTTCTTCGGGGGTGGCGGTGGCCCAGTAGAGGTAAGTCCCCGGGACAGCTCCTCCGAGGCTGGGCCGGACGACGACGAGGACGAGCAGCATCGCGATGATTAGGCCGACTGCGCCGGCAGCGATGAGCGCAGCGGCAAGTCCCGTCACGGGGTGGCCGGGGATGCTCGCCACGAGCACCGCCAAAGGAAGGCTGAAGGCGGTGAGGAGGACGGCGCTCTTAGCGTCGGTGCGGGATATCTCGGCGAGGACCGTGGTGGTCGCCGCTTCCAGGCCCGAGGCAATGTCCTTCGGGTCGTTCACGCGGCGGCTCCCTTGTCGATGTCGAAGAGGTCGAGCTGGCTCTCTTCGAGCTCACGGTGACGCTGGTCGGCGACGCGGTCGCGCTGGATTTCCAAGGCACCCTTCAAGCACGGGGGGCACCAGGGCCGGAGTTCGGAGAGGGGAGCAGCAGCGTTGGCCATGTCGGTGGTGTGCGGCGGGTACGGGGCTGCCGTCAGCCCCGTCCGGCCGTGACGGTTGAGTTGGCGGCTGCCGCAGCGCCGACCTGCGTGCTTGCCGCCGCAGACGCCCTCGCATGCGCAGGTGTCGCCGTGGGCCTTGAGGACGCGGGTTAAGACCGTCTCGGTGGCTGCGTTCGTGGTCACTGCTGTTCGCCCCCCTTGAGTGCGGCGCGGAGCTGCTGGGCCTGCTCGGTGTCCTGCCCTTCGAGGAGTTCCATGGCCTTCTCGATGCGCTGCTCGGCCTCCAGGTGCCAGCGGCGGTTGGATTCGGCGCGGTCGTGGAGGTTCTGGATGGTGATGTTGAGCTCGCGGTTCTTGCGGGTGCTGAGGATGACGAACATCGGGGTCCTCCCGTCAGTTGTGGATGTCGTTGTTGGTGCGGGCGACCAGGCCGCGGGTGGTGCTGGTCGCGGTGATCTGGCGGTGGTCCTGGATGACCGTGCCGGTGTAGAGGTGGTGGTGCTCGGCCGGGGCGGCCGCGACGACGGCCTTGGCGCTCTTGAAGACGCGGGCGAGGACGCCGAGGAAGGCGACGGGCGTTCCGGCGATGAGGGCGACGACGAGGGGGTCGACGTGTCCGGCGACCCAGAGGACGAGGGAGGCGGATCCGCCGAGCAGTACGGAGGTGTAGCCGGCGGCGAGCATCATGCCGCTGGCGTCGGCCGCGCGCTGACTCATGGGCGGTCGTCCGGGCTGGGGGTGGGGCGGGGTGGGGCCGACTAGCGGGAGGGGGCTGTCGTCCCGATAGGAGGTCGGGACGGTGGGCTGGGGGCGGTAGGCGTCCTCGATGAGGCGGCGGGCTTCGGCGGCCGCCTCGGACTCGTCGGTAATGGGCGTGAGGTCCTTGCGCTCGGGCATGTCGGGGCTCCGTCCGTGCAGGAGGTCGGGGGATGATGAGGGCCCCGGAGGTTCGGTCTCCGGGGCCCTAGTGATGTGCGGGTGGGGGGTCAGCCGGCGACGGCCGGGACGATGAGTCCAGTGCCGTCGGGGCGGGCCACGTGGCCTTCGCTTCGCAGGGTGCTGACGGTGGTGCGCAGGGTGCCGCGTCGGACCTCGCGGCCGCCGTCCTCGTTCAGGGCTTCCAGCAGGGCGGGCTCCGTCAGGCCGTCCGGCGTACGGGCGAGCACCGCGAGGATCCGCTGGGCGGTCGTCATCGACGTGACCTCGGGTGGCGGAGCCGCGTTCGCGGGGGTGTCGCCCGCGCTGTCGCCGTTCGCCGCTTTGAGCTCCTGCTCGGTCACGAACGCCATCAGGTCGATCATTTCGCCCGGTGGCAGCCTGTCGCCGTAGAGCGCGAGGATCAGGGGGTCGTAGCCCTTGCACGGGGCGACAGACCCGACGACGTAGGTCCGGGCCATGCTGGTAGGGCGGGTGCCGGTCAGGTGGTAGAGCATCCCCTGCGAGTTCACATCGTCGTTCTCGTCGTCCGCCGACTCGTTGAACCGGCGGACCCTGCGGACCTCTCCGACCACCTTGGGGATCGGCTGGAGGGCCTCACCGCGGGGGACCAGCCCATCGCCGACGAGCTGCTGCATCATGCTGGAGGACCAGCGAAGCAGGACCACTTCGCCTTCTTTGAGCATGGCTCGGAGGGTGTCGCTGCCGCCGAGTTCGTCAAGGTGGCCCGCCTGCGCGGCGATGATGATGCCGACGCCAACCGACCTGCCAGTCCTCCCGAGTTCCTTGATGAGGTAGGCCGCCTCGGCACGGAAGGGCGCGTTCTTCTCCAGGAGGCGGTTGGCTTCGTCGACGATGCCGTAGGTCAGCGGGTCGGGGTCGCCGATGACAAATCCGCTGCGGCCCATCTCGGCGTAGGCGACCATGCGGCGCTGCGCCTCGGCGACCAGTCCGCGCAGCATGAGGATCGTCTCGTACTGCGTGGTGACGCGAGTGGCGACTTGTCCCTTGGCCTCCGGAACCGATTGGCCTGCCTTGAGGTCGGCGAGGTGGACGACGATGCCGGAGCGCTTGCAGGCGACCAGGACCGCCTGAACCAAACGGGACTTCCCGGCGCCCGTGGTCCCGAAGATCGCGCCCCTCTGCGCATTTCCGGTCTTGGGGTCGAAGAGCCTGAATCGGAGCGGCGATCCGTCGTAGTACATGCCGATGGTGATGCGGCCCCGGTCGTCCATCAGCAGGTCGTCGACGCTGATCTCCGCCATGTGCATCAGCGGATTCGACGGGTAGATCCGCACGACCGCCTCACGTCCTGCGCCCTGCTCGAAGATGACCCGCGATCGGTCGTCGACGTCGAGGAGGTCGCACAACGCATCGTGGTCGTATCTCTTCGCCCCGCCGGCGGGAGTTCGCAGGATGAACTCCTTGAGCACGTCGGCCATCAGGTCAGTTCCCTTCGCAGTTCGTAGCTGTTGACCTCCATCAGCTGGACGCCGGGAATCGCGACCTTGGCGATTTCGGCCCAGGTCTCCTCGTCGCGGTCGAGGTCCGGCTCGGGTTCAGCGAGCTGCGGTCGGTGGCCGATGATCACGAGGGCCACGTTGGCGCCGCGATGGGGCACGGGCCCGGTCTCGATCAGCTCTTCGGGGACGTCGAATTTGGCCGACAGTCCGGCCTTCGACATTTCAGGTACGGGCATTCCGCGCTGGGCGGCGCCGATGATGAGGGCCACGCATTGCGGGGTCAGCTTCCGGAATTCCAGCAGCACCGTGTGCGGGGCAATGCCGCCTTCGGTGGCGATCTCCTCGGCCCACCATTGGGCTTCGGGGGAGGCATACACCGGGGCGGGCTCGTCAGCGACGACTTCCTCCTCGGTACCGGCCACTTCGGCGATCTCCTGAGTGACCGCTTCCTCGGCGACTTCCCGGGCCAGCAGGCCGGGACGGATCCACCAGGTGGCGCCACTCCACAGGACGATCAGGCCCGCCTGGATGAGGTGGGACGTCACGCCGGCGGGCGCGAGGAGTTCGCCGCCCAGGAGGCCCGCCACCCCGGCGTGCGGGGCGGCGTAGAGCGCGATGGCGGTGCCCTTCACCCCAGTGGGGGCCCGCCAGACCTTAATGTTCGCGGCCAGGCCGATACC contains these protein-coding regions:
- a CDS encoding DUF6292 family protein, translating into MTIRTDHQPYVQAAVAEIEEIGLSVLGHAVTGRPPAVRTAVVTLAVPESGPYADEDEDIELAWDEAFGWVLRLPAEAGATDWFMGEDLVPSPGRVARWADMVLAHPGLTPSREDGPQRLPESDDDAFEARLSAYAASA
- a CDS encoding ParA family protein, which gives rise to MTTTLQSAVDTAARAGTKTAKVVVVIQQKGGAGKSTIAVNVAACAGRSAVMSNADEATGSPIVAAGIDVQGTLEKWCAGVREEALPFDYVVTKSKLGILPGIIADPDRRRIIIDTPGFLDIDPDAEWGADPLGESRTADALREVLDVADLAIVPITPSKITWDECEFTIERILKPRGIPFLVVINMHDPGKDKGEKQLNKVKAWIDERNYPRVADPIRRYTLHEHAYENGTLVTEYRMSGTALNGREDFMRVALTMEQML
- a CDS encoding Pycsar system effector family protein yields the protein MNDPKDIASGLEAATTTVLAEISRTDAKSAVLLTAFSLPLAVLVASIPGHPVTGLAAALIAAGAVGLIIAMLLVLVVVRPSLGGAVPGTYLYWATATPEEVIQDLQKPTHRVEHIVQLSSIAKRKYRGLQVAIDVTRTSLVLLGLALLTTLW
- a CDS encoding DNA/RNA helicase domain-containing protein, translated to MADVLKEFILRTPAGGAKRYDHDALCDLLDVDDRSRVIFEQGAGREAVVRIYPSNPLMHMAEISVDDLLMDDRGRITIGMYYDGSPLRFRLFDPKTGNAQRGAIFGTTGAGKSRLVQAVLVACKRSGIVVHLADLKAGQSVPEAKGQVATRVTTQYETILMLRGLVAEAQRRMVAYAEMGRSGFVIGDPDPLTYGIVDEANRLLEKNAPFRAEAAYLIKELGRTGRSVGVGIIIAAQAGHLDELGGSDTLRAMLKEGEVVLLRWSSSMMQQLVGDGLVPRGEALQPIPKVVGEVRRVRRFNESADDENDDVNSQGMLYHLTGTRPTSMARTYVVGSVAPCKGYDPLILALYGDRLPPGEMIDLMAFVTEQELKAANGDSAGDTPANAAPPPEVTSMTTAQRILAVLARTPDGLTEPALLEALNEDGGREVRRGTLRTTVSTLRSEGHVARPDGTGLIVPAVAG